A region of the Siniperca chuatsi isolate FFG_IHB_CAS linkage group LG23, ASM2008510v1, whole genome shotgun sequence genome:
AGAGTTACTCTCAGAGTTCTGGTAAGAAGAACTTCTCAAAAATGAGCTGAAATGACCTTCAGTGTTTAGTTGAGTTAGTTATGTGATGTCTAAACCCAATTTATTTAGTTAATCcaattgtttatttatatgacTACCATTATAATTGTTAATTAATTCTGTCAGGAAAGCAGCCAGTTAGTTAAAGGAATTAGCAGCTGATTGACATACTTGCTGTGTTTAGAGAGGGTGACAGAGAGCTCTGCCCTGCGATCGACATGGGCAACACCTTCCGGACCTGCTGCTGGTCTCCGTGGTGAGGGGATGCGGTTACCATGGCCGTCGCCAAGGATACATTAGTACGATAACCCTCCTTTCCTCCGGACATCTCTCCATCCCCCTCCTCGTCCGACTTATCGGAGTGCAGGGGGTTAGTGAAACTCAGGGCAGTCCTAACgggagtagaggaggaggaggaagaagaggaggagaggtgggaggaggaggaggaggatggagcaACGCGgtctgaggaagaagaggaggaggaggttttggCGAACTGTTTTTCCGGGCTGCTGCAGGGCTGAGCCCACGCTGCATGGCCAGCCTTCAGCTCcactctctcccctccctgtgtCTCCCCCTTCTCATTCTTCACAGGGAGGTGGTTTGGTCTGGCTAGGACGCCTCCATCTGCGTGACGCTCCCTACATCCGCCTGCTCCTCCCTCCGTGCCCGAGTCCTCTGACAGCGAGGAGCTAGATGTCAGCAGAGATTGGCCAGTGCGGGCTTTGAAGGCGTGGCTTCTTTGCAGCATTACGGCGCTATTGGTTGAGCTGCTGCCTATTCCGCCTGCTACTCCGATGGAGGAGGAAGTGTCAAAACTACGAGGTCCTTCCTGTAGCGGCACCTTTTTAATCTCAATGCTCAGCTTCCTCTCAATTCGAGGAGCACCAGAACATTCAACAACCGGGGAGAGAGGCGAGGAGGGCGTCTGGCCTTGGCCCGATTCTGATTTCGTCGATGTTGAAGACAACTTGTTGTTATAGTTGTCATTGAGATCTAGATTTGAGACCTGAGTCTGCTGTTTTCGACTTTGTAGATCTTGGTTTTTCTGGTCTGAGGGACTCGTCTGCTTGTTTGGACTGGGTTGTGACTGGTTCTGCTGCTTATCCACTTCTTTATTCTGAAAGGGAAATGAAAAGATGAGACATCAGCTACAAAACAACAGATTGTTGTGTTGGGGCATGTCTCAAAGGGAGCCAGAGTCAGTATTTAAAGCAAGTTGATCCGGCAATTTCTTCCACCCAAAAAGTATAAAATTCCTTAATAATGTAACTGCAGGATTGCCAGGATAAGACTGTAACAGGGCACAACAGTCTCATgcaatacattttcacacagtgcCAGTAAACCAATTATAATATTTCATTCAAAGACGTGAACAGAGCAAGTCATCTCAATTCTGGAGACACATACCACATTTTTAGTAATTGCTcacaaaagaagacaaaaaatatttaatattgtcCCTAACAGAAGAAACATGCAGATCAGAACTATTTCTGGATTAACATTTGCTACAGTTCCTTTAAAATGCTATTGTTacatttagagctgaaacaattagttaagtaattcatcaacagaaaaataactattgtgataatcaattaattgtttaagtccttttcaagcaaaaatgccagatATTCTCTTCATCCAGCCCCCTCAATTTGCAAggatttgcttttttttgtcttatgtgatagtaaactgaaaatctgTATGATATGGACTACTGatcggacaaaaaaaaaaaaaaaaaaaaagaagctatttAAAGACCTCAACTTTGGAcactgggaaactgtgatggacgtgtttcaccatttaaaaaaaatatttcataatcAAAAAATTGTATCcggaaacaacaaaaaatttataataaaaataatccttagctgcagccctagttcAATTGAAAATCTAATCACCTGCTCCTAAATGAGAGCACTGTGTACTAACATATTGTTGGAAAAACGTTctatatacaaaaataaaaaactgcaaATCTGCATGTTCCTGTATATGCAGACtcacctgtgtctgtgtgtttgccagGACGTGTATGACAGGTTTGGGGTGGTAGCGGTCATTGTCCTGCCGTACGTTGGTGACGGTGGGGAAGGCCGAAGGGGGAGACGGGGTCAGAATGGGGGGTACAGGGTGAGGCTCTGGGGGCTGGAGTATCTCCTCCTTCACGTCACCTTCCACTTGGGAactagacagagagagagaaagagagagagagtgagctcAGTTAACAGCAAAAAAGAGGCGAAATCGGACAAGCTTTTTATTGAATGGATATTGCGCCATGAGGGACAGACTTTTGATGTTCTTTAATAAGACATCACATCCCACAGGGCACAAAACGTAACAGAGATGCTATAAACTCAACACCAAACTCAAAGCCAGAATTGTACATTAACAGAGATAAAGACTGTGATGGAAAATTCACTCATTCACAAGCCAGcatattttgcttttaaaacaaattgtttGAATGTACAAACCTAACCTATTCGCTTTGGATAAAAAGAAACAGGTTTGATTCCTGAAACAGAAGTTTTGAAGACTGCGGTTCAGGAagtgaaaatgatgaaaaggCAAGAATTTCATCATACAGGTCAGACAACTTCTAGACATTTAGACAGCCACATTTAAATTATTCTCTGTCTAAAAAGAAATGAtgaaactaagatgatgaaacAAACTAATACTaaatttatttcacacatgaaTGAAACTAAAAGGTAGTTTCTGTTCATGTTGTGAAGCTTTGTTTTCCACCACTAGGTGGcagaattaaaaaacaaacaagcaataTGCTCATAGTATGTCTGACACAAATTACATGTCCTCAGATGTTACTGTCAGACAGCTCTCGCCCATATTGTGTGGATTTAAGGTAGACATGATCTGTGCATGTTAAGCAAACTGAAAACAGACTGAATCACCACTACAGAGTTTATCCCTCTCAATGCATTGTACTTTGTATCTAATGTTTCTGGAACTGCAGTGCAGAGTCGAACACAAATTTCCCAGGGGGATATTAaagtattatattgttttctatTCTGTTGTATTCTATTCTTTTCTGTGCAGCAGCCTACTTAGAGCACTGTTGGCCCATGCCAAGGAGGAAGTGATAAAAAAATAGAGAACACATTTAATTCTCTTTTAGCTACCAAAGTGTACAAGAGGTCATCTACCAGCTAGTTCAGTGAATGTTTGTATGAGTAAGAGTGATTTCTATTGTACTTAACAGTGTTCAACAAAAGTCTCCCACatgtacagtactgtgtgtTTTGGTAATGTGCTTATATAATACTTAAAAGACACACCTATAGATAAATGCTGTGTAGGTGTGTGAACTATATACAGGATG
Encoded here:
- the ptpn12 gene encoding tyrosine-protein phosphatase non-receptor type 12 isoform X6, which codes for MMDQAGILRKFIQGVKAMSEGDEERGEDNFGSDFMRLRRLSTKYRTEKIYPTNVGEREENVKKNRYKDILPFDHSRVKLTLKTTNQDTDYVNANFIKGMDGPEAYIATQGPLPNTVMDFWRMNWEYNVAVIVMACREFEMGRKKCERYFPLLGEEPVSFGPFRISCESEQARTDYFIRTLTVEYENETRRITQFHYMNWPDHDVPSSFDSILDMIGLMREYQENDDVPICVHCSAGCGRTGAICAIDYTWNLLKAGKIPEDFNVFRLIQEMRTQRHSAVQTKEQYELVHRAIAQLFEKQLQQLESPTNTQIHDGMVESSPNKACHHSDDERLDTPPPKPPRIRSSQVEGDVKEEILQPPEPHPVPPILTPSPPSAFPTVTNVRQDNDRYHPKPVIHVLANTQTQNKEVDKQQNQSQPSPNKQTSPSDQKNQDLQSRKQQTQVSNLDLNDNYNNKLSSTSTKSESGQGQTPSSPLSPVVECSGAPRIERKLSIEIKKVPLQEGPRSFDTSSSIGVAGGIGSSSTNSAVMLQRSHAFKARTGQSLLTSSSSLSEDSGTEGGAGGCRERHADGGVLARPNHLPVKNEKGETQGGERVELKAGHAAWAQPCSSPEKQFAKTSSSSSSSDRVAPSSSSSSHLSSSSSSSSSTPVRTALSFTNPLHSDKSDEEGDGEMSGGKEGYRTNVSLATAMVTASPHHGDQQQVRKVLPMSIAGQSSLSPSLNTANVSECVKKTSPADPASAGTTATDRKADLGGVR